Proteins from one Microtus pennsylvanicus isolate mMicPen1 chromosome 7, mMicPen1.hap1, whole genome shotgun sequence genomic window:
- the Pnpla1 gene encoding omega-hydroxyceramide transacylase — protein MEEQVFKGDPDTPHSISFSGSGFLSYYQAGAVDALRDLAPRMLDTAHRFAGTSAGAVIAALVICGIEMEEYLRVLNKGLAEVKKSFLGPLSPSCKMVKMMRQFLYDVLPEDSYKFATGKLHVSLTRVTDGESVVVSEYTSKEELIEALYCSCFVPVYCGFIPPTYRGERYIDGGFTSMQPCAFWTDSITISTFSSQQDICPRDCPAIFHDFRMFNFSFQFSLENITRMTHALFPPDLVILQDYYYRGYDDAVSYLRRLNAAYLDSPSKRVIFPRVEVYCQIEVALGHEPPAQRDKLEDSSLPHAQGAPQEDRKDGHSPASPSVQTPESRTSGVVESPGGSSSKQSPASPSTPPQPCPEMSPGLPTDPRDTDPVNLQTPSLKEGVKDGCQPDSAADDNRGTKSLPPVSHASDSAADTHSSEAGSSPESPHCSGLLLRHPQAATAAGTASRLPPSGPSIPPALPPVEEPGPERPTGPPASPQLTSLAAPGTRKQALHKPLVDSLAVDSNRTDKMFKKKQKTNATREFFQRNPRSKKPASKLQSAPRPLDFPVLSTSKTVWVTYKPHPSRIQEYSCPEGVGGQSA, from the exons ATGGAGGAACAGGTGTTCAAGGGGGACCCAGACACCCCTCATTCCATCTCCTTCTCGGGGAGCGGGTTCCTTTCCTACTACCAGGCTGGGGCTGTAGACGCTCTGCGAGACCTGGCCCCGAGGATGCTGGACACAGCCCATCGTTTTGCTGGGACATCAGCCGGCGCGGTGATCGCTGCCCTGGTCATCTGTGGGATTGAAATGG AGGAGTACCTCCGAGTGCTGAACAAGGGCCTGGCTGAGGTGAAGAAGTCCTTCCTGGGCCCTCTGTCCCCGTCCTGTAAGATGGTAAAGATGATGCGACAGTTTTTGTACGACGTCCTGCCCGAGGACTCCTACAAGTTTGCCACCGGGAAGCTGCACGTGAGcctcaccagagtcacagacggGGAGAGCGTGGTGGTTTCAGAGTACACGTCCAAGGAAGAACTCATCGAG GCCCTGTACTGCAGCTGCTTCGTTCCGGTGTACTGCGGGTTCATTCCCCCGACATACCGGGGTGAG CGGTACATCGATGGTGGCTTCACGAGCATGCAGCCCTGCGCCTTCTGGACAGACTCCATTACCATCTCCACCTTCAGCAGCCAGCAGGACATCTGTCCGAGAGACTGCCCGGCCATCTTCCATGACTTCCGAATGTTCAACTTCTCCTTCCAGTTCTCCCTGGAGAACATCACCCGCATGACACACGCGCTCTTCCCGCCAGACCTGGTG ATCCTGCAGGACTACTACTATCGGGGCTATGATGACGCCGTTTCATACCTGCGGAGGCTGA ACGCTGCCTACCTCGACTCCCCCAGCAAGAGAGTGATTTTCCCCAGGGTGGAAGTGTACTGCCAGATAGAGGTTGCCCTTGGCCACGAGCCCCCAGCTCAGCGGGACAAGCTTGAAGACTCCTCACTACCCCATGCTCAGGGGGCTCCCCAAGAGGACAGGAAGGATGGCCATTCTCCAGCTTCCCCATCAGTGCAGACACCCGAATCCAGGACCAGCGGGGTTGTGGAGTCACCAGGGGGCTCCTCATCTAAGCAGTCACCGGCATCGCCGTCGACCCCACCCCAGCCATGCCCGGAAATGAGTCCTGGGCTGCCCACTGACCCCAGGGACACTGACCCAGTGAATCTTCAAACTCCAAGCCTGAAGGAAGGAGTGAAGGATGGCTGTCAACCGGACTCGGCCGCTGACGACAACCGAGGCACAAAAAGCCTGCCACCGGTGTCGCACGCCTCAGACTCAGCGGCAGACACGCACAGCTCAGAGGCTGGATCATCACCTGAATCCCCTCATTGTTCTGGACTGCTGCTCAGACATCCCCAGGCAGCCACAGCAGCCGGGACAGCCTCCAGACTTCCGCCCTCGGGTCCTTCAATACCACCTGCCCTGCCACCCGTGGAGGAGCCCGGCCCAGAGCGACCCACAG GGCCTCCTGCCTCTCCACAGCTGACAAGCTTGGCAGCACCGGGCACCAGGAAGCAAGCCCTCCACAAGCCTCTGGT GGACAGTCTTGCTGTGGATTCAAACAGGACAGACAAGATGttcaagaagaaacagaagacaaatgCCACCAGAGAGTTCTTCCAGAGAAACCCTCGCTCCAAGAAGCCAGCCAGCAAGCTGCA GTCTGCTCCTCGTCCACTGGACTTCCCTGTACTCTCCACTTCCAAGACAGTTTGGGTCACCTACAAACCTCACCCCAGTCGGATCCAAGAGTACAGCTGCCCTGAG gGAGTGGGCGGACAGAGTGCCTAG